One genomic segment of Candidatus Neomarinimicrobiota bacterium includes these proteins:
- the gatD gene encoding Glu-tRNA(Gln) amidotransferase subunit GatD: protein ALEILQKFNVRVWGQAEINTTRGTFQGTVLPRAENDDDQHIVLKIETGYNIGIDIVTIEKMVETGYQKANYKIPEKAFPYSDNKPNVKLFGTGGTIASRLDYRTGAVIPAFSPGELYGAVPELADICNIDTEKLFAVFSENMGPDQYKILAESIGKEIANGTDGIMIGHGTDTLHHTAAALSFMVQDSPIPIILVGSQRSSDRPSSDAALNLIHASYAAGRGDIAETLVCMFGPTSDEYGFLHRGTRVRKMHSSYRSTFRTIGDTPVATVTRQGLDIIKKEYKPRRKDKQVKIIPTFNEKVTMMYYYPHMKSEVMEALIDAGYKGIIIVGTGLGHVNKELYPALKRAQAEGVSVFMTLQTLWGYSHMFVYDTGRDMMALGVVPLGNMLPEVAWVKLGWTMGQTGDVEKIKEMMLTPINDDITEREPYNGYLVYQGGVPEVEGFVRNFRK from the coding sequence CTGCACTGGAGATCTTACAGAAATTCAATGTTCGGGTCTGGGGCCAAGCTGAGATCAATACCACCCGCGGCACTTTTCAGGGTACGGTTCTCCCTCGGGCTGAGAATGATGATGACCAACATATCGTCCTGAAGATCGAAACCGGTTACAATATCGGAATTGATATCGTCACCATCGAGAAAATGGTGGAAACGGGTTATCAAAAAGCCAATTACAAAATTCCCGAAAAAGCCTTCCCCTACTCGGATAATAAACCCAATGTGAAACTATTTGGCACTGGTGGCACTATTGCCTCGCGTCTGGATTATCGCACCGGAGCTGTGATCCCGGCCTTTTCGCCCGGTGAACTCTACGGCGCTGTGCCTGAGCTGGCTGATATCTGCAACATTGACACCGAGAAACTATTTGCCGTTTTCAGTGAGAATATGGGACCCGATCAATACAAAATTCTGGCAGAAAGCATCGGCAAAGAAATTGCCAACGGAACCGATGGGATCATGATCGGACACGGTACTGATACATTGCATCATACGGCTGCCGCACTATCCTTTATGGTTCAGGATTCCCCCATTCCCATTATTTTAGTTGGTTCACAACGTTCTTCTGACCGACCCTCATCTGATGCAGCTCTCAACCTGATTCATGCTTCCTACGCCGCTGGTCGTGGTGATATTGCCGAAACACTGGTGTGTATGTTTGGACCTACCTCAGATGAATATGGCTTTCTCCATCGCGGAACTCGGGTCCGCAAAATGCACAGTTCCTACCGCTCAACCTTCCGTACAATCGGTGACACGCCAGTGGCTACTGTCACCCGTCAGGGGCTGGATATCATTAAAAAAGAATACAAACCCCGCCGGAAAGATAAGCAGGTCAAGATTATCCCAACCTTCAACGAGAAGGTTACGATGATGTATTATTACCCCCACATGAAATCAGAGGTTATGGAAGCCCTCATCGATGCTGGATATAAGGGGATCATCATTGTAGGTACCGGTCTGGGCCACGTGAACAAAGAACTCTATCCCGCGCTGAAACGTGCCCAAGCAGAGGGTGTCTCAGTCTTTATGACCCTGCAGACGCTCTGGGGTTACTCCCACATGTTCGTCTATGATACCGGTCGGGATATGATGGCACTTGGTGTGGTTCCTCTGGGAAACATGCTTCCGGAAGTGGCCTGGGTCAAATTGGGTTGGACAATGGGACAAACTGGTGATGTGGAAAAGATCAAAGAGATGATGTTAACGCCCATTAATGATGATATCACCGAACGGGAACCCTATAACGGTTATCTGGTCTACCAGGGGGGCGTCCCCGAAGTTGAGGGCTTTGTGAGGAACTTTAGGAAATAG